Below is a genomic region from Rosa chinensis cultivar Old Blush chromosome 5, RchiOBHm-V2, whole genome shotgun sequence.
GATGAGGCAGCACTCCTCCCCCCATGGACATGCAACTCAGAGATTAGCTCACTACTTTGCCAATGGCCTAGAGGCGCGGCTTACTGGTGTCGGAACCCCATCATTTTCACCTCTCTTTAGTAGGCAGACATCAGCCGCTGAATACTTACTAGCTTACCAGGTATATACTACTTCATGCCCTTTCAAGATGATGTCACAATTATTTGCCAACAGAACAATCATGAAGCTAGCAAAAAATGAAACAAGGCTTCACATTATTGATTTTGGTATTTCTTATGGTTTCCAATGGCCCTTCCTTATCCAACATCTCTCCGAGAGACCTAATGGACCTCCCAAGTTACACATTACAGGAATTGAGCTTCCGCAACCTGGTTTTCGACCTAGAGAAAGGGTTGAAGAGACCGGGCGTCGCCTAGCAAGGTATTGTGCAAAGTTCAATGTCCCGTTTGAGTACGATCTCATTGTTCAAAGATGGGAAACCATACAATGTGAGGATCTTAAAATTGACCGAAACGAACTGGTAGTGGTCAATTGTCTGAACCGGTTAAAGCACATACATGATGAGACGGTGATGGAGAACTCTCCGAGAGATACTGTCCTGAATTTGATCAAGAATATAGATCCCCACCTTTTCATTCATGGGATTGTCAATGGGACGTACAATACACCCTTCTTTGCCACACGGTTCAAAGAGGCACTCTTGCACTACTATGCCGTGTTTGATATGTTTGAAGCAACTATTCCTCGTGAAGATGAACGGCGGATGATTATCGAGAGAGAAAAATGTGGTAGAGACATGATGAATATCGTAGCATGCGAGGGAGTGGAAAGGTTTGAAAGACCTGAGACATATAAGAAATGGCAGATCAGGAATGTGAGGGCTGGGTTGAAGCAGCTCCCGTTGGACCAGGAGGAGTTGAAGAAAGTGAAGAACTTGTATAAGGGTTATCATAATGATTTTAGAGTTGAAGAAGATGGGCAGTGGATACTGCAGGGATGGAAAGGAAGGATCCTCCGGGCTCTGTCACTTTGGACTCCTGCCTAGGACCTAGGACCTTAAGTTTCACTATGTTATGCTAAACCGTACTACTGCGTCATGTTGTCCTAGAAGAAAGTTTTTGAGGATTGTGTATATGTATTATTAGCGATTTTGTATTAAATGTTTTCTAGCAAATTGACATGATATGAATCCCATCACATTTGTACAAAGAATAACAACTAGCAACAGGAATGCTGACTCTGAATGAAAAGCTATATAAGATGTACAAATTACCAATAGCATTCTGTATTCCTCATCGTAAGACACCATGATAGAATCAAACTTGTTTCGACTAGCTTTCTGTGTTCCTCATCTTTAGACAACTGGTTACAATTAGCTAGTCGACTAGACTGTGGTTGGTTAGGAGCGAGGCGTCAGAGACTAGATGGCGCGTCCATCTATGGAGGCTTCGCCGTTCCGACCTCACTTCCCGATTTCCGTCCCCAATCAATTCAACATCTGCATTGTGCGGGTTTCaacatttttttactttttttttttgttggtctgAGGGGTTCTGGCTGGGGTGGAGGTGTTGGGGACCATGAGGCATAGGAATATAGTGAGATTGTTAGGGTTTTGTGTTAGATTTTTGATGATTGATACGGGAAATGAAGGAACTTGTTTCAGGGAACCCGAGGCTGAAGCCAAAGGAGCAGAGGCTGTTGTTCAGgggcaataataatattaatgggaggcaataataatattattgagaggcaataatgtTTTTACTGGGGCAATAATGATATTATTGGGAGGTGAAAAAACGATTATTGaaaggcaataataagattattgaggggcaaaAAAATGattattggaaggcaataataaaattattggaggccaataaaaatattatttggagATAATAACAAGATTGTTGGGGGCCAATCAAGTTGGATGCCGGATTTCGATCACTGGAGTTCGGCGGCCGGTCACCGAAATCCCACggccggtcaccggagtccggcaaaGTCTCTCTCAAAGTGACAAAGGAAGAGAGGGAAAAACTgtcctaaaaataaacaaaaaagaataaaaaataacttaattgggtattaaggcaaaatatatataaaatattgtgtAAATggacaatctcttagagtgtttggataagtggggttaattaaccccaaaattatgtaaatggtcattatcccttctagtttcttgcttgtaccacacATTTGTAGTTGTGTAACTCAAAAGTGCTAGTGTAGAAttataatgaattttattttgtcggGTCACATAATAACTCTGTAATCTCTGTCACATTTATCAGTAAATTGTTGTTTGTCTtacaaaaatattttatatacatatatacatacacacacagatcatatccagagcggagctccgctttgaaaattaacttgtgaagttcgagttttgggtcacttttcggttgcacattcacatcttgaccgttcagtttttaggtactagtgtatagatcgtctctgcaaattttcagccaaaatgatgatcgttaaggcattgataactgatttaaagctagtacggttcaggttgacagattcagtccttccattggtttaagcgagttagatatcttaacgatcatcaatttggctaaaactttgcatagatgatctatacattagtacctaaaaattgaacgatcgagatgtggatatgtgcccgaaaagtgaccgaaaacttgaacttcacaagttaatttcaaagcaaagCTCCGctttggataggatctgtatacaaatcctatccagagcggagcttcgctttgaaaattaacttgtgaagttcgagttttgggtcacttttcgattgcacatccacatcttgaccgttcaatttttaggtactagtgtatagatcgtctttgcaaattttcagccaaaatgatgatcgttaaggcattgataacatatatatatatatatatatatatatatatatatatatatatatcttcaatTGTCTTTCTTAAATATGTTTCAATATGATTGTATGATAATATCCTTATCTATTGCATAAGTCGAAGTACATACCTATAAATAGCATGGACAAGTATTGGACTCAATTCAACGGATGAAGGCAATTTCTCTTTATACCAGCTGGTGAGCATGCTCTCTTTGCCTTCACTTCCTCCTTAACCTCGTAGACATTCTTCTCTGCTCCGACCAATTCGATGGCTTGGCCAGCGAGTTGTAGTATCCAATCTATAAGGAAACTAAAGAAATCATCCGCAAGAACCAATTTCAAATTCTCGAGTTTTGGCGATGGAGGCTTCAGGCTTAGCATACACATGCTCTCGACTCAAGACCAACGTATTGTCCATGAAATATATTGAATATCCAGCATAGGTGTCTCCAGCTGAGTCAGACATATTGTCGATGACCATGTAAAACTGATTCAGCATATATACCTTAACAAGGGTCGAgactagggctgccacttggtttggtaattaccaaaccgaccgaataccaaccgatgttttaggtttgataaaccgactttttggtaaccgagaccgataaaaccgaaatcgaaaattaccgaaaaagttggtttggttttggtaaataccgaatctaccgattatctaaatattagatttatatactacagttttcaatacacatataTGTATACTAAGAAAttaacataaaaacttttataatagtatgaacattactacatatactacattaataatatatgtattttaagtaacctagtcaacgatggttaaataacctagttttattgaaaattgctaaaacttgatgtcatatatacaaaagaaaactataattagtagatgaatacaaagtttatgactataaaattcaaaaacataattttgttcattctaatttattttataaagaattagttgttctaaagttggtaataccgaaaaccgaaataccgaatttggtagatataattaacaatcgaaaattttggttggtaattggtaactcagttttgaaactgaaagctttagttttgaagttggtaatacctataaccgattcgaaccaaccgagtgacagccctagtcGAGACATTATGGAAACACAATTCTATATGGTGTCCTTGGAGACACAAAggattgatatatatatttcaatgttaaagtaaaaatgaGATGGAATTAGTCTacttatttcatttcatagcccctttatatagggagagaattacaatggaaatatcgattacattaatgattaaTGACaataactactgattggtccttgatacatgctgattgatggtgattgctaattacttgattccctttccgtcaatcactttgacgaaggcacataatgtgttttcctttaacactcccccttgtgccaagtcaaagatgaaatggtgcatgagttgttgcctcactaaaaaccttgccaagtaacaataaaaaccctgtgggacaaaaaatacaccttggtcgaaggaaaaaagcacaacgcaccttttacatttgaggatgacatgtgtgtgttagactcaccctaacgtctacacctccccctgatccttacattaatctaaggagcttggaaagtcttcacattcctatgattttcacatgtttctcaaatatggccttaggcaatgatttggtgaacaaatctgccacattctcctcagaccgtacttgattcacttgaatcttgaggagggcctatTGTTGCTAATTGTAGAAAACTTTagtgatatgtgttttgtattatcacccttgatatgccctaccttcatctgttcgatgcaagctgcattatctttattaatgcaagtaggctcttcagtggtagaactcaaaccactagtccctcgaatatgtgtgatgatagctcttaaccatacacactcacgaaccgcctcatgtagagtaatgatctctgagtggttcgaggaggtagccacaagggtttgcttggttgatctccaagatatcgtcgtaTTCCcactggtaaatacataaccagtttgagaacgacctttatgtgggtcagagagatactcagtatcagcaaaaccaaccaaaacgtcatttggcatttcggtgtagggagtggcgctttcgccatcaacatttcctttagggattgcagttccatctgcggtccctcttgtctctctgtagggaaagaacagtcacAAGTCAAAGGTTCCTTtgaggtatcgaaaatgttcttgataccattccagtgacgctgctttggtgctgagctaaatctagctaacaagttcactgagaatgcaatgtctggtcgagtacattgggctaagtacaataatgcgcctattgcacttagatagggaatttcagctcccaacacctcttcgtcatcttcctttggacgaaatggatctttccttgcatccaagcttcgaccgattatgggagtgctagcaggatgcgctttgtccatgttaaattgcctgacttttggacatatgcagactagtggattagtattccacaaactcggtgttctagttcaaggcctagacaaaatcaagttttcccaagatcattcatctcaaattcggatttcaagtagctcgcggtttctcttatttcatcaagagtacctattatgttcatatcatcaacatatgctgctacaattgcaaatccaaaacttgttttctttatgaatacgtaggggcataattcatcgttcttatatcccttcccaatcaagtagtcacttagacgggtataccacatccacccggattgtttcaatccgtaaagtgagcgtttcaacctaattgcaaacgcactctgtggtttagagtcacttgacttgggtaatgtaaggccatcaggcactttcatatatatatatatatatatatatatgtatatatatatctctctctctaaatctatatccccatagagatatgcagtaaccacatctatgagctgcatttccagtcctttggaaactactaagctaactaagtagcggatcgttataacgtccattttgggagagaatgtctcctcgtagtcaattccaaggcgttgtgagaaaccttgtgccacaaggcgagccttgtaccttaggacttcattcttctcattacgctttctgacaaaggcccatttatgtcctacaggctttacacttggtggggttagcattaccggaccaaatacttgtctctttgtcaaagaatctaattctgcctggattgtttcattccatttaggccaatctgctctttgttgacattttgcaacagagcgtggttcgatatcatcgtgctctatgattccttgagcaacagtatatatcatcaatgtgtatggaagatctttttatcaactcatacgcactctcataatcctctgagatttctttgttctctggaatcatttttaacatcggagtgtcctccagtattgattcatggacataactataatcagagacaatctcatgagagggattctatacattgatgattggtttgtgccttattcacccttttcttccttgggtgagtgtcaatcgaaccaagtgacctccccatcttccttggggagccacggcctcaaccacacctccactaagtgcggttgcagtgcctctatctgcggcaccgtgccccttgttggggacttctaaccttgcaggcacatttgcagctggtatatgtgatctcgtcacttttgcgatatcagtaaatgcatcaggcatcgaatctgctacgttctgaagatcgattattcttttcacttcactttcactttgtgaagtgcggggatcaaaatgagacagagtgggaacaaaccacgacaattcctgtcgttcccttggaaaatcctttttcttatctccccctaacgacgggaagactgtctcatcaaagtgacaatctgcaaatctagcggtaaagagatcgcctgtcaagggttccaaatagcggataattgttggaaattcgtatccaacataaatacttaatcgtctctgaggacccattttggtgcgctgtgggggcgcaataggcacatatactgcgcaactaaatatgcgtaagtgtgaaatgtcaggctcatatccagttaccaactggtacgcaaaaaatggttggctagtagtgggtctgaaacgaataagtaaagctgcgtgcaatattgcataaccccatgcagatataggcaggttggtgcgcataaccaatgccctatccaccatctgtagccttttgatggtggcttctgcgagactgttttgtgtatgcacatggggtacaggatgctctacatcgatcccaataggcatgcaatattcatcaaatgcttttgatgtaaactctccagcgttatcaagccttatagacttgatagggttatcagggtggtgagcccttaaacgtataatctgtgctaggagttttgcagcatttcttgtggacaataaagcgacatgttaccagtgtgtcgaagtatccaccagaaccataaagtacttaaaatggtccgcattctggatggataggtccatagatatctccttgtatcctttgtaagaatggaatgttttattttatatctttagcataggaaggtctcaatcctgtttttgctaaagagtaggctttgcaaaacgagtgatgtgcctttgaaatagtcaatgaggcataatgggagagtGGTAGTGCttttggtacttcagaaggcaatgactgcatttgagtagtactagaaccgacaccgaaagaagggatgtccatatgagttcgttaaaatacggatcatcatgtcacgaccggggtgccctaggcggtcatgccaaagcctgtatgagtcagtgtcccacatttcactgttggtgacagtataggattcaatgatccgaatcatagtgaggtatagtccactagattgactcataagtttctttaaaatgcgtttccttccacattcattagaggtaatataaatatattcagttccattctcacagtgtgtttatACATGATTACCGTTgacacgaatatctttgaaacataacaaggttcg
It encodes:
- the LOC112166039 gene encoding scarecrow-like protein 30, translating into MDTLFDRFSGRIEGLYFGHAPTSTFNPNLADGCKVTQESTNTLIYPANLDYPSDLSKSLSPDSEEETVDVSYSNNPVIKYISDILLEEDLEDESCMLQDYLAVQAAEKSFYDVLNPNDPHSPNKASLGESFSDALLVSDSLFERQSLGNFGNVGEANKVLPNGEFDIIDKERYELLPVARSNLVKRNLASDKKNDVNNPTDGMKGKKNHHREDGDYPEEGRSSKQSVVSADDSEPQEMFDKVLLCQAEHHHREWESCTPHCSMKREETEQLQQNRQPKGSKTNRSKRQNKDEEGIDLTTMLNQCAQAVASYEQGTASKLLKKMRQHSSPHGHATQRLAHYFANGLEARLTGVGTPSFSPLFSRQTSAAEYLLAYQVYTTSCPFKMMSQLFANRTIMKLAKNETRLHIIDFGISYGFQWPFLIQHLSERPNGPPKLHITGIELPQPGFRPRERVEETGRRLARYCAKFNVPFEYDLIVQRWETIQCEDLKIDRNELVVVNCLNRLKHIHDETVMENSPRDTVLNLIKNIDPHLFIHGIVNGTYNTPFFATRFKEALLHYYAVFDMFEATIPREDERRMIIEREKCGRDMMNIVACEGVERFERPETYKKWQIRNVRAGLKQLPLDQEELKKVKNLYKGYHNDFRVEEDGQWILQGWKGRILRALSLWTPA